In Sphingomonas crocodyli, a genomic segment contains:
- a CDS encoding Mov34/MPN/PAD-1 family protein, which produces MNLRISRALLDEIVQWAARDPDVEICGLLLGSGSDVEAIRPCANIADEPARRFEIDPAALFTAHKAARRGEAPAPIGHYHSHPSGSAEPSACDAQAAEPGSLWLIVAGQDVCAWIARPGGARHDMFDEVTILSGDGPSAP; this is translated from the coding sequence ATGAATCTCCGGATTTCAAGGGCTCTGCTGGATGAGATCGTGCAATGGGCAGCGCGCGATCCCGATGTCGAAATCTGCGGCCTGTTGCTGGGTTCGGGCAGCGATGTCGAAGCCATCCGGCCATGCGCCAATATCGCCGACGAACCCGCCCGGCGCTTCGAGATCGACCCGGCCGCCTTGTTCACTGCGCACAAGGCCGCGCGCCGTGGCGAGGCACCGGCGCCGATCGGCCATTATCACTCGCATCCGTCGGGCAGCGCCGAACCCTCCGCCTGCGATGCGCAGGCGGCCGAACCGGGGAGCCTCTGGCTGATCGTGGCCGGGCAGGATGTGTGTGCCTGGATCGCGCGGCCGGGTGGGGCGCGACACGATATGTTCGACGAAGTGACGATATTGTCCGGCGACGGGCCGTCTGCGCCCTGA
- a CDS encoding transporter: MRKWAMAFVACTMPFAAQAADLRDYCTDRPGIGNPPCIVDKGHVSVEVGLADWTLDRTTDERDSQYLFGGALVRLGLTETTEVQLGWDGFGIDHDRDRTNGARSSAHRAGDMTVAMRQSLSNPDGSGFSLAVQPYATLPVGRQPIGAGDWSAGLLVPLNYQLSEHLKFEAMPEVDAAVDEDGHGRHLAFGSVVGLTDEISEAVTASIEMQALRDRDPTGHATMMLAGLSLGWQPNDNLQLDIGSNAGLNHNSPDVELYLGVSRRF, from the coding sequence ATGCGAAAGTGGGCGATGGCGTTTGTGGCATGCACGATGCCCTTCGCCGCGCAGGCGGCCGATTTGCGCGATTATTGCACCGATCGTCCGGGCATCGGCAATCCGCCCTGCATCGTCGACAAGGGGCATGTCTCGGTCGAAGTCGGGCTGGCCGACTGGACCCTCGATCGGACCACCGACGAACGCGACAGCCAATATCTGTTCGGCGGCGCGCTGGTTCGCTTGGGGCTCACCGAGACGACCGAAGTGCAGCTCGGTTGGGACGGTTTCGGCATCGACCATGATCGCGACCGGACGAACGGCGCGCGATCTTCAGCGCATCGGGCCGGCGACATGACCGTCGCGATGCGCCAGAGCCTGAGCAATCCGGACGGCTCCGGCTTTTCACTGGCGGTTCAGCCTTATGCGACCCTGCCGGTCGGGCGTCAGCCGATCGGGGCGGGGGATTGGAGTGCGGGCCTGCTCGTTCCGCTGAATTATCAACTCAGCGAGCATCTGAAGTTCGAAGCCATGCCCGAGGTTGATGCGGCGGTCGACGAGGACGGGCATGGACGCCACCTTGCTTTCGGCAGCGTCGTCGGCTTGACCGATGAGATCAGCGAGGCGGTGACGGCGTCGATCGAGATGCAGGCGTTGCGCGATCGCGATCCCACAGGGCACGCGACGATGATGCTCGCCGGCCTGTCGCTGGGCTGGCAGCCGAACGACAACCTGCAGCTCGATATCGGCTCCAATGCCGGGCTCAATCACAACAGCCCCGACGTCGAACTCTATCTGGGCGTCTCGCGCCGCTTCTGA
- the mtgA gene encoding monofunctional biosynthetic peptidoglycan transglycosylase encodes MAKRSSASKQSFPRRALGWLGRAILIFVAVSVLWVLLYRFVPPPVTVTMIANAGGGRGITKDWMSLSDMDRNMPLAAIAAEDGNFCKHNGFDFGAIQKALVSNIEGERKIRGGSTISQQTAKNAFLFQGGGYARKALEAWFTVLIELIWGKQRIMEVYLNIAETGIGTYGANAGAMRYFHHDASRLSRSEAARIAAVLPLPKKRGAIAPTGFTRRYGDRIARRIGQVERYGLANCLR; translated from the coding sequence ATGGCCAAGCGTTCCTCCGCATCAAAACAGTCCTTCCCGCGCCGCGCCCTCGGCTGGCTGGGTCGTGCGATCCTGATCTTCGTCGCCGTGTCGGTGCTGTGGGTGCTGCTCTACCGCTTCGTGCCGCCGCCGGTGACAGTGACGATGATCGCCAATGCGGGCGGCGGGCGGGGAATCACGAAGGACTGGATGAGCCTGTCCGACATGGACCGCAACATGCCGCTTGCCGCCATCGCGGCCGAGGACGGCAATTTCTGCAAACATAACGGCTTCGATTTCGGGGCGATACAGAAGGCGCTCGTCAGCAATATCGAGGGCGAGCGCAAGATCCGCGGCGGCTCCACGATCAGCCAGCAGACCGCGAAGAACGCCTTCCTGTTCCAAGGCGGCGGCTATGCGCGCAAGGCGCTGGAGGCCTGGTTCACCGTCCTGATCGAGTTGATCTGGGGCAAGCAGCGGATCATGGAAGTCTATCTCAACATCGCCGAGACCGGGATCGGCACCTATGGCGCCAATGCCGGGGCGATGCGCTACTTCCACCACGATGCCTCGCGCCTAAGCCGTAGCGAGGCCGCGCGGATCGCCGCGGTGCTGCCGCTGCCGAAGAAACGCGGCGCGATCGCCCCTACCGGTTTCACCCGCCGCTATGGCGATCGCATCGCGCGGCGAATCGGTCAGGTCGAGCGATACGGCCTGGCGAACTGCCTGCGCTGA
- a CDS encoding histidine phosphotransferase family protein, translating into MASRAAEFASLLCSRLCHDLLSPVGALNNGLELLADETDPEMRARCMELLAESAAATANKLKFFRLAFGAAGGFGEMVDTREARAAIEGLHGPSSRVQIGWMVDEGARPKNAIKILLNLALIAGDALVRGGRLDIGAEGSEIVLRAEGPRIVLDPELRNALLGEADEGLISPRAAAAWLVHLLVQEEGGEVQVSEVEPGVLLMGVALPAK; encoded by the coding sequence ATGGCGAGCAGAGCTGCGGAATTCGCAAGTCTGCTATGTTCGCGCCTGTGCCATGATCTGCTCTCCCCGGTCGGCGCGCTCAACAACGGGCTCGAGCTTCTGGCCGATGAGACAGATCCCGAAATGCGCGCCCGCTGCATGGAATTGCTGGCCGAGAGCGCAGCGGCGACCGCGAACAAGCTGAAGTTCTTCCGCCTCGCTTTCGGCGCCGCCGGCGGCTTCGGCGAAATGGTCGACACGCGGGAGGCGCGCGCGGCGATCGAAGGGCTGCATGGCCCCTCCAGCCGCGTTCAGATCGGTTGGATGGTCGACGAGGGCGCCCGGCCGAAGAACGCGATCAAGATCCTGCTCAACCTCGCGCTGATCGCGGGCGACGCGCTGGTGCGTGGCGGCCGGCTCGATATCGGCGCGGAGGGCAGCGAGATCGTGCTGCGCGCCGAAGGGCCGCGCATCGTGCTCGACCCCGAACTGCGCAACGCGCTGCTGGGCGAAGCCGACGAGGGGCTGATCAGCCCGCGTGCCGCGGCGGCCTGGCTCGTCCACCTGCTCGTTCAGGAAGAGGGCGGCGAGGTTCAAGTGTCTGAAGTGGAACCAGGGGTTCTACTAATGGGCGTCGCTCTGCCGGCTAAATAA
- a CDS encoding RluA family pseudouridine synthase — MTGGKSTLLATVPTDAEGWRLDRTLAVLIPTLSRERLKALISSGQVATDTGALARDPAAKVRPGTNYTVSVPDPAPAHNEAQEIPLNVVFEDEHLIVVDKPAGLVVHPAAGNLDGTLVNALLHHCRGSLSGIGGVERPGIVHRIDKDTSGLMVAAKTDPAHVGLAGQFAKHSIDRRYLAIVAGWPNPADGTVRASLARSDANRKKIAIVPEGRGKHAVTHYRTVQKLKKAAMVECRLETGRTHQVRVHMASLGHPLLGDQTYGRSRPEHRETLARLDFKRQALHAAVLGFVHPITSEALRFDSDCPQDMQHLFSELMLSETSRKEPISTRSVLKGV, encoded by the coding sequence ATGACCGGGGGGAAATCGACATTGCTGGCAACCGTGCCAACCGATGCCGAAGGGTGGCGGCTGGACCGCACCCTCGCGGTGCTGATCCCGACCCTGTCGCGCGAGCGGCTGAAGGCGCTGATCTCGTCCGGGCAGGTCGCTACCGACACCGGCGCGCTCGCCCGCGATCCCGCTGCCAAGGTGCGTCCCGGCACCAATTATACCGTCTCGGTTCCCGATCCCGCGCCCGCGCATAACGAAGCGCAGGAAATTCCGCTGAACGTCGTGTTCGAGGACGAGCATCTGATCGTGGTGGACAAGCCCGCCGGCTTGGTCGTCCATCCCGCTGCGGGCAATCTGGACGGAACGTTGGTCAACGCCCTCCTCCACCATTGCCGGGGCAGCCTGTCGGGCATCGGCGGTGTCGAGCGGCCGGGGATCGTCCACCGGATCGACAAGGATACGTCCGGCCTGATGGTGGCGGCCAAGACCGATCCGGCGCATGTCGGGCTGGCGGGGCAATTCGCCAAGCACAGCATCGACCGGCGCTATCTGGCAATCGTCGCGGGCTGGCCCAATCCGGCAGATGGCACAGTTCGCGCCTCGCTCGCCCGATCGGACGCCAATCGCAAGAAGATCGCGATCGTCCCCGAAGGGCGCGGCAAGCATGCCGTCACCCATTATCGGACGGTGCAGAAGCTCAAGAAGGCGGCGATGGTCGAATGCCGGCTGGAAACCGGCCGCACCCATCAGGTGCGTGTCCATATGGCGTCGCTGGGGCACCCGCTACTCGGCGATCAAACATATGGGCGCAGTCGGCCGGAACATCGCGAAACGCTCGCTCGTTTGGACTTCAAGCGGCAGGCGCTCCACGCGGCCGTTCTGGGCTTCGTCCATCCGATCACAAGCGAGGCTTTACGGTTCGATAGTGATTGTCCGCAGGATATGCAGCATCTGTTCAGCGAACTCATGCTATCAGAAACATCGAGGAAAGAGCCGATTTCGACTCGTTCCGTACTAAAGGGAGTTTGA
- the rpoH gene encoding RNA polymerase sigma factor RpoH, with translation MASGKNVPATIPALGGEQSLNRYLAEIRKFPMLKPEEEYMLAKRFQEHGDPEAATRLVTSHLRLVAKIAMGYRGYGLPTNELISEGNIGLMQGVKKFEPDRGFRLATYAMWWIKASIQEYILRSWSLVKMGTTAAQKKLFFNLRRMKSKLDAFEDGDLNPEVLKKIATDLGVSEEEVTSMNRRMAMGGDTSLNVSMREDGEGQWQDWLVDDEPLQDTRVAEAQEKSLRHNMLEEAMAALNDREKHILVERRLVDEPKTLEELSQVYGVSRERVRQIEVRAFDKLQKAMVRLAGEKRLLPAM, from the coding sequence ATGGCTAGCGGCAAGAACGTCCCGGCGACGATTCCGGCCCTCGGCGGTGAGCAGAGCCTCAACCGATATCTCGCAGAGATTCGGAAGTTCCCGATGCTGAAGCCCGAAGAAGAATATATGCTCGCCAAGCGCTTTCAAGAGCATGGCGATCCGGAAGCGGCCACGCGCCTCGTTACCTCGCACCTTCGCCTCGTGGCGAAGATCGCGATGGGCTATCGCGGCTATGGCCTTCCGACGAACGAGCTGATTTCCGAAGGCAATATCGGCCTGATGCAGGGCGTGAAGAAGTTCGAGCCCGATCGTGGTTTCCGCCTCGCCACCTATGCGATGTGGTGGATCAAGGCGTCGATCCAGGAATATATCCTGCGGTCGTGGAGCCTGGTGAAGATGGGCACCACCGCAGCGCAGAAGAAGCTGTTCTTCAACCTGCGCCGGATGAAGTCGAAGCTCGACGCGTTCGAGGATGGCGATCTGAATCCCGAGGTTCTGAAGAAGATCGCGACCGATCTCGGCGTGTCCGAGGAGGAAGTGACCTCAATGAACCGCCGCATGGCGATGGGCGGCGATACGTCGCTCAACGTCTCGATGCGCGAGGATGGCGAAGGTCAGTGGCAGGATTGGCTGGTCGATGACGAGCCGCTGCAGGACACCCGCGTCGCCGAGGCGCAGGAAAAGAGTCTGCGCCACAACATGCTCGAAGAGGCGATGGCCGCGCTCAACGACCGTGAGAAGCACATTCTGGTCGAGCGCCGCCTGGTCGACGAGCCCAAGACGCTCGAAGAACTGAGCCAGGTCTATGGCGTCAGCCGCGAGCGGGTTCGCCAGATCGAGGTTCGCGCCTTCGACAAGCTGCAGAAGGCGATGGTCCGCCTCGCGGGCGAGAAGCGACTTCTGCCCGCGATGTAA